In Cryptococcus deuterogattii R265 chromosome 4, complete sequence, a genomic segment contains:
- a CDS encoding transcription factor yields MGKKVIASGGDNGPNTIYKATYSGVPVYEMVCRDVAVMRRRSDAYLNATQILKVAGFDKPQRTRVLEREVQKGEHEKVQGGYGKYQGTWIPIERGLALAKQYGVEDILRPIIDYVPTSVSPPPAPKHSVAPPSKARRDREKETGRTKATPSRTGPTSAAALQAQAQLNRAKMHDSTPDADASFRSFEERVSLTPEDDSSSDTPSPVASVMTDQDMEVDKMGMHMSMPNVTLSQNMEESGAGSRKRSAAMMMEDEDQFGQLRSIRGNSAVHTPHGTPRQLGIGMPPEPIGPEQYTDIILNYFVSETSQIPSILVSPPHDFDPNAPIDDDGHTALHWACAMGRVRVVKLLLTAGASIFAGNNAEQTPLMRSVMFSNNYDMRKFPELYELLHRSTLNIDKQNRTVFHHIANLALTKGKTHAAKYYMETILARLADYPQELADVINFQDEEGETALTIAARARSRRLVKALLDHGANPKIKNRDSRSAEDYILEDERFRSSPVPAPNGSIGKASTSAAVEKPLFAPQLYFSEAARLCGGQALTDITSHMQSLARSFDAELQGKERDILQAKALLTNIHTEVTENGRSITAITNQAAPLEEKRHELESLQASLKTRVKDALKKGYIGWLEGELIREQRWEKGELDGNEEERAAVQALKDVPTGGQEVVQAEEEKLRWEIEEKRKRRAMFVEKFVRAQTEAGTSEQIAKYRKLVSAGLGGVSTNEVDELMNELLEGLEEENDSQVYNTSTGESGPSSWVQ; encoded by the exons ATGGGCAAGAAGGTCATCGCCTCTGGTGGGGATAATGGGCCCAATACCATTTACAAG GCCACTTATAG TGGAGT GCCTGTATACGAGATGGTTTGTCGCGATGTCGCGGTTATGCGCAGACGTTCAGACGCGTACTTGAACGCGACCCAAATCCTGAAAGTAGCCGGTTTCGACAAACCTCAGCGAACACGAGTTttggagagggaagtgCAAAAAGGAGAGCACGAAAAGGTTCAGGGTGGCTACGGAAAATATCAAG GTACCTGGATTCCTATCGAGCGTGGTCTTGCTCTTGCCAAGCAATACGGTGTCGAAGATATTCTCCGACCCATCATCGACTATGTTCCTACCTCAGTAtcgcctcctcctgcccCCAAACACTCTGTCGCGCCTCCTTCAAAAGCCCGTAGGgacagggaaaaagaaaccGGTCGAACCAAGGCTACTCCTTCACGAACTGGCCCGACATCAGCAGCTGCTCTTCAAGCCCAAGCACAATTGAATCGTGCCAAAATGCATGACTCCACTCCTGACGCCGATGCTAGCTTCCGCTCTTTCGAGGAGAGAGTTAGCTTAACACCTGAAGATGACTCGAGCAGTGACACACCGAGCCCCGTTGCGAGTGTTATGACTGACCAGGACATGGAAGTTGATAAGATGGGGATGCACATGAGCATGCCCAACGTGACACTATCCCAAAATATGGAGGAATCGGGGGCCGGCTCAAGAAAACGTAGCGCcgcgatgatgatggaggatgaagaccaATTTGGTCAGCTCCGGTCAATCAGAGGCAATAGCGCCGTCCACACTCCCCATGGCACTCCTCGACAACTTGGTATCGGTATGCCTCCAGAACCCATCGGTCCCGAACAATACACCGACATCATCCTTAACTACTTTGTTTCTGAAACCTCTCAAATACCGTCCATCCTCGTCAGCCCTCCTCATGACTTTGATCCTAATGCGCCTATTGACGATGACGGTCACACCGCGCTTCACTGGGCGTGTGCCATGGGCCGAGTACGCGTCGTCAAGCTACTTCTCACCGCAGGCGCGTCAATCTTTGCTGGTAATAATGCCGAACAAACTCCTCTTATGCGTAGCGTCATGTTCTCAAATAATTATGACATGCGCAAATTCCCAGAGCTTTACGAACTTCTTCACCGATCTACCCTTAACATTGACAAGCAAAATCGAACCGTATTCCACCACATCGCCAACCTTGCGCTCACAAAAGGCAAGACTCATGCCGCCAAGTACTACATGGAGACTATCCTCGCGCGTTTGGCCGACTATCCTCAAGAACTTGCGGACGTGATTAATTtccaagatgaagaaggtgaaacAGCTTTAACTATTGCTGCGCGTGCCAGAAGCCGTCGATTGGTGAAGGCTCTGCTCGACCACGGTGCGAATCCCAAGATTAAGAACCGTGATTCTCGCTCTGCCGAAGATTACATCCTTGAGGATGAGCGATTCCGTTCATCTCCTGTTCCAGCTCCCAACGGTAGTATCGGTAAAGCCAGCACCTCTGCCGCCGTCGAAAAACCTCTCTTCGCTCCTCAGTTGTACTTTTCCGAAGCGGCCAGGTTATGTGGCGGGCAAGCATTAACCGACATCACTTCCCACATGCAGTCGCTTGCACGATCTTTCGACGCTGAATTACAAGGCAAGGAGCGAGACATTCTACAAGCCAAGGCCCTCCTTACCAACATCCATACTGAGGTCACCGAAAATGGTCGATCCATCACTGCTATTACCAATCAAGCGGCTCCTCTTGAAGAAAAGCGACATGAGCTTGAGTCTTTACAAGCATCTCTGAAAACAAGAGTAAAGGAcgctttgaagaagggttatATTGGGTGGCTTGAGGGCGAACTGATAAGGGAACAACgatgggagaagggtgaGCTCGAcggaaatgaagaagagagggcgGCTGTTCAGGCGTTGAAAGATGTTCCCACCGGTGGTCAGGAGGTTGTTCAggccgaggaggaaaagttAAGAtgggagattgaggagaagaggaagcgaaGGGCTATGTTTGTGGAAAAGTTTGTCAGGGCACAGACTGAA GCTGGTACAAGCGAGCAGATTGCCAAGTACAGAAAGCTGGTATCGGCCGGGCTCGGAGGTGTTTCAACAAATGAAGTAGATGAGTTGATGAACGAATTATTAGAA GGtctcgaagaagagaatgataGTCAAGTGTACAACACATCAACTGGAGAATCGGGTCCTTCATCATGGGTGCAGTAA
- a CDS encoding DNA polymerase delta subunit 2 → MATLLPEPEKSPSLRPAPPYDPLIELSKPFTIDPTSRSYKHQYANIYFVRLVEQRPTVEEKAREKWKNVKGHPPLLPRILNLTRSQLCYIVGTVYMEMPLKPNILEDMARDHWLSAPIPRTKFFSAQDSVHLEDESGRVRLIGDVIQKERDREGGGLVTGVIMAALGMETPSGDFEVIDVCFAGMPDKLVLDSGPSNAKGKGKAEGDEDVDMQEDAKIELPDSEKTWVAMVSGLSIGTQEAPTDLKAEMLVEWLMGEIGGPSDQLDGGRIARLIIAGNSLTLPVKGEDDKKIKRFNSTSKPLFPNHPTKTLATLFADLLSTSLPIHLIPGPSDPAGATLPQQPLPKILFGGKAKTEGLECGTNPTWMEIGGRSFLTTGGQAIDDIFKYIPGKSRLGMTQRTLEWRHMAPTAPDTLWIYPFPDADPFIMKHRPDVYIVGNQPEFETTIIGGEDAPTRLVLLSSFAKTGTLAFVCLETLECKTLEFEAPMWVGETVAGEAEGDDNEEVGL, encoded by the exons ATGGCGACGCTTCTCCCGGAGCCAGAGAAAAGCCCCTCCCTCCGCCCGGCTCCCCCCTATGATCCTCTCATAGAGCTTTCTAAGCCGTTCACAATCGACCCAACTTCTCGCTCATACAAGCACCAGTATGCCAATATCTACTTTGTCAGGTTGGTCGAACAGCGTCCCActgttgaagagaaggctagggaaaagtggaagaatgTAAAGG GCCATCCACCGCTTTTACCGCGTATCCTCAACTTGACCCGATCGCAGCTTTGCTATATCGTCGGTACAGTTTATATGGAGATGCCTCTGAAACCCAATATTTTAGAAGATATGGCTCGAGAT CACTGGCTCTCTGCACCCATTCCAAGAACGAAATTCTTCTCCGCTCAAGATTCCGTCcatcttgaagatgaatcaGGCCGAGTGCGACTAATAGGCGATGTTATccaaaaggaaagggataGGGAGGGAGGTGGCCTTGTGACGGGAGTGATCATGGCCGCTTTGGGGATGGAGACTCCCTCAGGGGACTTCGAGGTGATCGACGTTTGCTTTGCAGGAATGCCAGATAAGCTTGTTCTTGACTCTGGACCATCCAATGCCAAAGGGAAGGGCAAAGCTGAAGGTGACGAGGATGTTGATATGCAAGAAG ATGCTAAAATTGAACTCCCAGACAGTGAAAAGACCTGGGTAGCTATGGTGTCTGGTTTGTCGATCGGTACGCAAGAAGCGCCTACGGATCTCAAGGCTGAAATGTTGGTCGAATGGTTGATGGGAGAAATTGGAGGACCTTCA GATCAGTTGGATGGTGGACGGATAGCGCGGTTGATCATAGCGGGTAACTCTTTAACACTTCCTGTAAAGGGTGAAGACGACAAAAAGATT AAACGCTTCAACTCTACCTCCAAACCTCTTTTCCCGAATCACCCCACAAAAACTCTTGCAACACTTTTCGCCGacctcctctccacatCTTTACCCATTCACCTTATACCTGGACCCTCCGATCCTGCGGGTGccactcttcctcaacaaccTTTGCCAAAAATCTTATTTGGAGGTAAAGCGAAAACAGAAGGACTGGAATGTGGAACGAACCCTACATGGATGGAAATTGGCGGAAGAAG CTTCCTTACCACCGGTGGCCAGGCGATTGATGACATTTTTAAATATATCCCAGGCAAATCTAGGCTAGGGATGACACAACGCACATTAGAATGGCGGCATATGGCACCTACAGCACCCGACACCCTGTGGATATACCCCTTTCCCGATGCTGACCCTTTTATTATGAAACATCGGCCGGATGTGTATATTGTTGGTAACCAACCAGAGTTTGAAACGACCATTATTGGAG GTGAAGACGCTCCCACACGTCTTGTACTCCTCTCATCATTTGCCAAGACGGGAACACTTGCTTTTGTCTGTCTCGAAACGCTGGAATGCAAGACGCTTGAGTTTGAGGCCCCCATGTGGGTTGGAGAGACCGTGGCAGGTGAAGCAGAGGGTGATGATAATGAGGAGGTAGGGTTATAG
- a CDS encoding succinate dehydrogenase (ubiquinone) membrane anchor subunit, protein MSFIRPSASTSAFRAVGLGLGRRCLHNSRPLALGASQVKRDALVASSETGGFKYIPGGPILPGTVNDATTFPTPNKAHGSYHWAFERLLSASLIPLTVGAAVSSGTAYPIMDGILAVSLIVHTHIGFDACVVDYVHPRKFPVLGPITRWILRAATGLSVWGVYEFNTNDIGLTELVRRAWTA, encoded by the exons ATGTCCTTCATCAGACCATCAGCTTCAACTTCTGCTTTCCGCGCCGTGGGATTGGGTCTCGGGAGAAGGTGCTTGCACAACT CTCGACCGTTGGCTCTCGGAGCGAGCCaagtgaagagggatgCGTTGGTGGCTTCCAGCGAAACAGGTGGCTTCAAGTACATTCCTGGAGGTC CCATCCTCCCCGGCACTGTCAACGACGCTACCACCTTCCCTACTCCTAACAAGGCTCACGGCTCCTACCATTGGGCATTTGAGCGACTTCTTTCTGCGAGTTTGATACCTCTTACTGTTGGTGCCGCCGTCTCTTCCGGTACTGCCTAC CCCATAATGGATGGTATCCTCGCCGTCTCCCTTATTGTCCACACTCATATCGGTTTCGATGCTTGTGTTGTTGACTACGTCCACCCCCGAAAGTTCCCTGTCCTTGGCCCCATCACCCGATGGATCTTGCGAGCTGCTACCGGTTTGAGCGTTTGGGGTGTCTACGAGTTCAACACCAACGACATTGGTCTTACTGAACTCGTCAGGCGGGCTTGGACTGCCTAA
- a CDS encoding chitin synthase regulator 3, with amino-acid sequence MSDNQPPYNVPHYPSYTPPPPPRPNSIVYPPTYDYQTTPVPPPRPSTAYIAHYASDMSHGQSSSSSWSHPQQFPTRPEAPPMSNARHFAASQSAMFSQSPQLIGRHGASSYSQQDEYRTPNYSTGPPSSLLGENIMPGSVIPSMTLTPEPSKSTRPRTSNFDPRPFPTVETQPNASSNFPNSETGSLVIAPLRSSSLNQPYFGHAQAPNLPTPKLTTPTDFIRVHPFPTVESLTQASAKLDSWADAHQIAWAQDVLRLVERHWQQNSNADHFEQPSTPPSVTQHLSVTLQHLLDTAAPIIIAISDSDIKAHASLALYLKGKLLSSGACPAVLPKDKRQSFEDFEKAARMGEKRAWHRLGKDYEGVNDFARAGDCYDYGARAGDCESAFRMGMAYLLGQLNLSPDPATGLYFLHQSSNTATIDIPQASYVYGMLLAGDITLQTNIPPNLIIPPTSPPTDASLAQQNLARESIERAAYLNYPAAQFKLGQMYEHADLSCVYDPTASVAWYMFASQNGHMEADMALSKWFLCGAEGHFPKNEGNAKMYAEKAARNGHPNASFALGYYNEIGVGTEVDLEQARKWYEKAAQAGNAEAPARLAALSLPVPTAISMNEHQSRLNDTLVRKHTTAKLRSDRNIFSRPLRQQNYQSHPTPLPDYSLTNPQSEFGQMNQKQMPTAFTSPPPVAHVQFPPSSLTSATDYHPHQPQPSYTLQDPPCKPSRPLMHQHQYSSSSTSTAASEARSKSSDAPRPISVADYRQMNAGGSSASDLPVPSTSSSTSVSTPSSGPVRRVNGGVSGVMEKKEKEKGPQTFAEMGFVSKPVEEDSCVIM; translated from the exons ATGTCAGATAACCAGCCGCCATACAACGTTCCCCACTACCCTTCATATACcccgcctccgcctccaAGGCCGAACTCTATCGTCTATCCACCGACATATGACTATCAAACGACACCGGTACCTCCTCCAAGACCGTCAACAGCCTACATTGCACATTATGCCTCCGATATGTCACATGGCCAGTCAAGCTCGTCATCTTGGTCTCATCCTCAGCAGTTTCCGACAAGGCCTGAAGCACCTCCGATGAGCAATGCGAGGCACTTTGCTGCATCACAATCGGCAATGTTTTCTCAATCACCCCAGCTGATTGGACGTCATGGGGCCTCCTCGTATTCTCAACAGGATGAATATCGGACTCCAAATTATTCAACCGGCCCACCATCAAGTCTACTGGGAGAAAACATCATGCCGGGCTCTGTT ATTCCATCAATGACGCTCACTCCAGAACCGTCCAAGTCTACGCGACCTCGGACATCAAACTTTGATCCAAGACCGTTTCCAACCGTTGAAACCCAGCCAAATGCCTCAAGTAACTTTCCCAATTCCGAGACTGGATCTTTGGTAATTGCTCCTTTAAGGTCATCTTCGCTGAATCAACCATATTTTGGTCACGCACAGGCACCTAATCTCCCAACACCCAAACTTACAACACCTACCGATTTTATCAGAGTTCATCCATTCCCAACTGTCGAATCACTTACGCAGGCTTCTGCAAAACTAGACAGCTGGGCAGACGCACACCAGATTGCTTGGGCTCAAGACGTATTGAGATTGGTAGAAAGACACTGGCAGCAAAACAGCAATGCCGACCACTTCGAACAACCATCGACACCTCCATCGGTCACCCAACACCTCAGTGTTACCTTGCAACATCTACTCGATACTGCAGCTCCCATCATAATTGCAATTTCAGACAGTGATATCAAAGCACATGCGTCATTGGCGCTATACTTGAAGGGGAAGCTGCTCTCATCAGGTGCTTGTCCAGCAGTTTTACCAAAGGATAAGAGGCAATCCTTCGAGGACTTTGAGAAAGCTGCGAGAATGGGCGAAAAGCGGGCGTGGCATAGGTTGGGCAAAGATTATGAAGGTGTGAATGATTTTGCCCGGGCCGGTGATTGTTATGATTATGGTGCAAGAGCAGGAGATTGTGAAAGTGCTTTT AGGATGGGCATGGCTTACTTACTAGGCCAACTCAATCTTTCTCCAGATCCGGCTACTGGCTTATACTTCCTCCATCAATCATCAAACACCGCGACCATCGACATTCCCCAAGCATCCTACGTATACGGGATGCTCCTCGCGGGTGACATCACTCTACAAACCAACATCCcacccaatctcatcatccctccGACCTCTCCACCCACCGACGCTTCCTTGGCTCAGCAGAACCTCGCACGCGAATCGATTGAGCGCGCCGCCTACCTCAACTACCCAGCTGCCCAATTCAAACTCGGCCAAATGTACGAACACGCCGATCTCAGCTGCGTGTATGATCCTACCGCTAGTGTTGCTTGGTATATGTTTGCAAGCCAAAACGGGCATATGGAAGCAGATATGGCATTAAGCAAATGGTTCTTGTGTGGAGCAGAAGGGCATTTTCCGAAGAATGAGGGTAATGCGAAGATGTACGCGGAGAAGGCTGCTAGGAATGGTCATCCCAATGCGTCTTTTGCTTTAGGGTACTATAATGA AATTGGTGTAGGTACAGAAGTCGATCTGGAACAAGCCAGGAAATGGTATGAAAAG GCTGCACAGGCAGGCAATGCCGAAGCTCCTGCACGTCTTGCAGCACTATCCCTTCCTGTACCAACAGCCATTTCAATGAACGAACACCAATCCCGTCTTAACGACACCCTCGTTCGCAAACACACTACGGCAAAACTTCGTTCTGACCGCAATATCTTTTCTCGACCCTTACGTCAACAAAATTACCAGTCTCACCCAACTCCTCTCCCTGACTATAGCCTAACAAACCCACAGTCTGAGTTTGGGCAAATGAATCAAAAGCAGATGCCCACGGCATTTACGTCTCCACCTCCTGTCGCACACGTACAATTCCCCCCATCCTCTTTAACATCCGCTACGGACTATCACCctcatcaacctcaaccTTCTTACACCCTCCAAGATCCTCCTTGCAAACCCTCCCGACCTCTTATGCATCAGCACCAatattcctcctcctccacctctacCGCCGCCAGCGAGGCTAGAAGCAAGTCAAGCGATGCTCCAAGGCCAATATCGGTGGCTGACTATCGTCAAATGAATGCAGGTGGTTCTAGCGCTAGTGACCTTCCTGTTCCCAGCACATCTTCGTCCACATCCGTTTCTACACCCTCTTCCGGCCCAGTCCGTAGAGTCAATGGAGGGGTATCCGGagtgatggagaagaaggaaaaggagaagggccCTCAGACGTTTGCCGAGATGGGCTTTGTGAGCAAGCcggttgaagaggatagTTGTGTAATCATGTAA
- a CDS encoding DNA repair and recombination protein RAD52 — MSVSAKLLEKYLEHQQTNFDLARNFSPPALSKRLARPTQKPSLQNRSLRMNTNESSYMGRQNFPISTPVQGFATQWSEERVHQIQARLARKLGPEYITQRPGPGGSSKLCYIEGWKVVELANDVFGFNGWSTTVVSLTTDFLDVNKDGRVSVNCTAIIRVTLLDGTFHEDVGCGQGDNMKGRGAALDKAQKEAITDGTKRALRSFGNMLGNCLYDKDYTKEVVKMRVPPVRFNRDTLERRPEFLPTGVPAMPAAGPSYASSIPSHLNNGPRPQAPAPIQNNTLPPQNIPFQPPAAPATPLKSVNETQDEDVPIALDENFDPEFADFYGSDSIFAELDDQSIQAGPNFNNSNNTDPETPKPVPIPEQPAYQHRQRPNLANSISDNQITTPKPANQFNPPSKPAFHPQSGNDHVCASKGLPKPGPSHTPPIADNQNNQPGGPSSSAGSTSGSKTALPKPRPLGGFAFPGKQTPKESRAKAIASAFKQAGRTPQSPRIPSGGIDFVAKRATTKLMVEGARLGLEENCDIDPVADGFQGFASAKGLKRLPEEQRRSMSPTKEGSNPGLASNETRTALGELPVEDESSWSIKRPRTSK; from the exons ATGAGCGTTTCGGCGAAGCTCTTGGAAAAGTATCTTGAACATCAACAGACGAATTTCGACCTGGCACGAAACTTCTCGCCGCCTGCGCTCTCCAAGAGACTCGCACGTCCCACCCAAAAACCCTCACTGCAAAATCGATCTCTCAGAATGAACACAAACGAGTCAAGCTATATGGGCCGTCAGAACTTTCCCATCTCTACACCGGTACAAGGCTTTGCTACTCAATGGTCTGAAGAACGGGTTCATCAGATCCAAGCTAGACTGGCAAGGAAGCTTGGTCCAGAATATATCACACAGAGACCGGGTCCAGGTGGATCTTCCAAATTATG CTATATTGAGGGCTGGAAAG TGGTGGAGCTGGCGAATGACGTCTTTGGTTTTAACGGATGGTCAACGACTGTCGTTTCTCTTACAACCGATTTT CTTGATGTCAATAAGGACGGTAGAGTATCTGTAAATTGCACTGCAATCATCAGAGTCACACTCTTAGACGGGACCTTCCATGAAGATGTTGGGTGTGGACAGGGAGATAATATGAAGGGCAGAGGTGCCGCGTTAGACAAG GCCCAAAAAGAAGCTATCACAGATGGTACGAAACGAGCGCTGAGGTCTTTCGGTAATATGCTGGGCAATTGTTTGTACGACAAAGACTACACGAAAGAAGTGGTCAAGATGAGGGTCCCTCCG GTGCGATTTAACCGTGATACACTCGAGCGACGACCAGAGTTTTTGCCCACCGGTGTACCCGCTATGCCTGCTGCCGGCCCTTCATACGCATCGtccattccttcccatctcaATAATGGCCCTCGCCCTCAGGCACCTGCTCCTATCCAAAATAACACATTGCCTCCTCAAAACATACCATTTCAGCCTCCAGCTGCACCAGCAACTCCATTGAAATCTGTCAACGAAACAcaagacgaagatgttCCTATTGCTTTGGACGAAAACTTTGACCCAGAATTTGCCGACTTTTATGGAAGCGATTCCATCTTTGCCGAGCTAGATGATCAATCGATTCAAGCCGGTCCCAACTTTAACAATTC TAACAATACGGATCCAGAGACTCCCAAACCTGTGCCCATACCCGAGCAACCAGCATACCAGCACCGTCAACGTCCCAATCTCGCAAACAGTATTTCCGACAACCAAATCACTACACCCAAGCCAGCCAATCAGTTCAATCCGCCTTCCAAACCTGCTTTCCACCCTCAAAGCGGCAACGATCATGTCTGCGCGAGCAAAGGTCTTCCCAAACCTGGTCCTTCCCATACTCCGCCCATCGCTGACAATCAAAACAACCAACCTGGAGGACCCAGCTCAAGTGCGGGGAGTACCTCTGGATCAAAAACTGCCCTCCCCAAACCGAGACCATTAGGTGGTTTTGCATTCCCTGGAAAG CAAACCCCGAAAGAATCTCGAGCTAAAGCCATAGCTTCTGCATTCAAACAAGCAGGTCGTACCCCACAATCTCCACGTATACCTTCGGGTGGCATCGACTTTGTCGCCAAACGAGCAACGACCAAACTTATGGTGGAAGGCGCGAGGTTGgggttggaagagaatTGTGATATTGATCCTGTTGCCGATGGATTCCAGGGATTCGCTAGTGCCAAAGGTCTGAAAAGGTTACCGGAAGAGCAACGGAGAAG TATGTCGCCCACTAAGGAAGGGTCAAATCCTGGGTTGGCGTCGAACGAAACCAGGACGGCTCTAGGTGAACTACCGGTGGAAGACGAAAGTAGTTGGTCGATCAAACGGCCACGGACGAGTaaatga